In Scatophagus argus isolate fScaArg1 chromosome 3, fScaArg1.pri, whole genome shotgun sequence, one genomic interval encodes:
- the LOC124056140 gene encoding uncharacterized protein LOC124056140 — MFHRFHVSKEDRDYLRFLWWENGDTNSEPTEYRMKVHLFGASSSPGCANYGMKHLASQSEKECPSAASFIKKHFYVDDGLISVQSVGEAIKLVKEAQAVCAKGKLHLHKFLSNNREVLDSISIAERAEEVKNVDLSHDDLPVQRVLGIRWNIESDSFTFKVTPDEKPATRRGILSVVASLYDPLGFLAPFILEGKRVLQEMCQRGTGWDEPLPRDLKFRWETWMKDLENLEKIEIPRCFIPDSFGEVQRVELHHFSDASSQGYGQCSYIRLLSKEKVHCSLVMGKARVAPTKIVTIPRLELTAAVISAAMSNMLKEELELKIDEEYYWTDSQVVLGYISNEARRFHIFVANRVQRIRETTDTRQWHYVETGENPADHASRGLKVADLINSNWFSGPKFLWKREIATNQVTSELLVGDPEVRITQVLKTEAARQFDVQGHLSRFSRWTTAINVIARIKRLANRVKTTDPLNVEERKQAALTLIKLAQQDAFQEPLSMLHQKSGKLPYNHQLYQLDPFLQDGIMRVGGRLRKASVPFELRHPVILPKDGAVTNLIIAHHHDRIQHQGRGQTLNGLRANGYWIVGGSKAVAQYIRQCVRCRRMRAPPEEQRMADLPSDRVDPAPPFIYCGMDCFGPFHTKRGRKEQKRYGLLFTCLCSRAVHIEMLEDMTSDAFINALRCFIAIRGAVRHIRSDQGTNFMGAKNEMARALKELNKERVAAYLADNQCDFQMNTPHSSHTGGVWERQIRTVRSVLSTVLAYSDGRLDDTSLRTFLYEAMSIVNSRPLTVDTINDPTSLEPLTPNHLITMKSSFPLPPPGKFSKEDLYAKKRWRRVQFLSEQFWHRWRKEYLSNIALRQRWHAPRRNVNVGDIVIIKEEDVPRNEWKLAKVVEAHEDDDGLVRKVTVQIGERKLGKKGERLSQPSIVQRPIQKLVVLVKSS, encoded by the coding sequence ATGTTCCACCGGTTTCATGTCAGCAAAGAAGATAGGGACTATTTGCGGTTTCTCTGGTGGGAAAATGGGGACACAAACTCAGAACCCACAGAATACCGCATGAAAGTGCACCTGTTTGGAGCATCATCTTCCCCTGGCTGTGCAAATTATGGCATGAAACATCTTGCCAGTCAGAGTGAGAAAGAATGCCCCTCTGCAGCTAGCTTCATCAAGAAGCATTTTTACGTTGATGATGGCCTCATAAGTGTGCAATCAGTTGGCGAAGCAATTAAGTTAGTGAAGGAAGCCCAAGCTGTGTGTGCTAAAGGAAAGTTGCACCTTCACAAATTTCTTTCCAACAACCGAGAAGTACTTGATTCCATCAGCATTGCAGAACGCGCTGAGGAGGTAAAAAATGTTGATCTCAGTCATGATGACTTACCAGTGCAAAGAGTGTTAGGTATAAGATGGAACATTGAAAGTGACAGCTTCACCTTCAAGGTGACACCTGATGAGAAGCCAGCGACACGGCGAGGGATTCTCTCAGTCGTGGCCTCTTTATACGATCCTTTAGGGTTTCTAGCCCCATTTATTCTTGAAGGAAAAAGAGTGCTGCAGGAGATGTGTCAGAGAGGTACTGGGTGGGACGAACCACTACCCAGGGACTTGAAGTTCAGGTGGGAGACTTGGATGAAGGATTTGGAAAACCTTGAGAAGATCGAGATTCCAAGATGCTTCATACCTGATAGCTTTGGTGAGGTCCAGAGAGTTGAGCTACATCATTTTTCTGATGCAAGCAGTCAAGGGTATGGTCAGTGCTCTTACATCAGATTGTTGAGCAAAGAGAAAGTGCACTGCTCCTTGGTCATGGGCAAAGCAAGAGTTGCACCAACTAAAATAGTCACTATACCAAGGTTGGAGCTAACCGCTGCAGTAATCTCAGCAGCCATGAGCAACATGTTAAAGGAGGAGCTAGAGCTCAAGATCGATGAGGAATATTATTGGACAGATTCTCAAGTGGTTCTCGGCTACATCAGTAATGAAGCACGAAGGtttcatatctttgttgcaAACCGTGTCCAGAGAATTCGAGAAACCACGGACACAAGACAATGGCACTACGTTGAAACAGGGGAAAACCCTGCCGATCATGCCTCCAGAGGTCTCAAGGTGGCTGACCTCATTAATTCAAACTGGTTCTCTGGTCCTAAATTTTTATGGAAGAGAGAGATAGCCACAAACCAGGTTACATCAGAGCTACTGGTGGGAGATCCGGAGGTGAGGATTACACAGGTGCTGAAAACAGAGGCTGCAAGGCAATTTGATGTTCAAGGACATCTGTCACGGTTCTCAAGATGGACCACAGCGATCAATGTCATTGCTCGTATCAAGCGATTAGCTAATAGGGTAAAGACCACAGATCCTTTAAATGTGGAAGAGAGAAAGCAAGCTGCACTGACTCTTATCAAGCTTGCGCAACAAGATGCTTTCCAAGAGCCGTTGAGCATGCTCCACCAGAAATCAGGAAAGCTACCTTACAACCACCAACTCTATCAGCTTGACCCGTTCCTTCAAGATGGTATAATGAGAGTGGGAGGAAGACTGAGAAAGGCTTCTGTGCCTTTTGAGCTGAGACACCCAGTAATCCTTCCCAAAGATGGCGCTGTCACAAACCTTATCATTGCTCATCACCATGACAGAATACAACACCAAGGCAGAGGACAAACTCTCAATGGGCTAAGGGCCAATGGTTACTGGATAGTTGGTGGAAGTAAAGCCGTAGCTCAATACATCAGGCAGTGTGTACGGTGCAGGAGGATGCGCGCACCGCCAGAGGAACAACGGATGGCGGACTTACCGAGTGACCGTGTTGATCCCGCACCACCGTTCATTTACTGTGGCATGGACTGCTTCGGCCCTTTCCACACCAAGCGAGGTCGTAAAGAACAAAAACGGTACGGTCTCCTCTTCACATGTCTATGTTCCAGGGCAGTACACATCGAAATGCTGGAAGATATGACCTCTGATGCATTCATCAATGCCTTACGATGCTTCATAGCTATCCGTGGAGCTGTAAGACACATTAGATCGGATCAAGGCACTAACTTCATGGGCgcaaaaaatgaaatggcaaGGGCTCTGAAGGAACTGAATAAGGAAAGAGTGGCTGCATATTTGGCAGATAATCAATGCGACTTCCAGATGAACACACCACACTCAAGTCACACTGGAGGTGTCTGGGAGCGCCAAATCAGGACAGTGAGAAGTGTACTGAGCACAGTCCTCGCCTACAGTGATGGAAGATTGGACGATACCTCTCTAAGGACATTCCTTTATGAAGCTATGTCTATTGTAAATAGCCGTCCACTTACTGTCGATACTATCAACGACCCCACAAGTTTGGAGCCACTCACACCAAATCATTTGATTACGATGAAATCCTCGTTTCCACTTCCCCCACCAGGAAAGTTCAGCAAGGAAGACCTGTATGCTAAGAAACGGTGGAGACGGGTccagtttctgtctgaacaGTTTTGGCACAGATGGAGGAAGGAATACCTGTCAAACATTGCTTTGCGGCAACGATGGCATGCACCAAGGCGTAATGTGAATGTGGGTGATATTGTGATCATCAAAGAGGAGGACGTCCCTCGCAACGAGTGGAAACTTGCTAAGGTTGTTGAAGCACATGAGGATGACGATGGACTGGTACGGAAAGTGACGGTGCAGATTGGAGAGCGGAAGTTAGGAAAAAAGGGTGAGCGCCTCAGCCAGCCATCCATCGTTCAAAGACCCATTCAGAAGTTAGTGGTTCTAGTTAAGAGTAGCTAA